From Nocardioides daedukensis, the proteins below share one genomic window:
- a CDS encoding SDR family oxidoreductase, whose protein sequence is MSIRTQRDIATMTVAITGGARGIGRATAERLARQGAKVIIGDRDQDLVRQTAAEIGHGIVAAGLDVTSAESWNNFLVETAAAGPIDVLVNNAGIMPLGSVLKESEELSRSIVDVNLHGIIHGTKALAPGMAERGRGHIVNVASAVGRVALADGATYTASKFAAVGFSEATRSELAPLGIDVSVVLPTVVMTELASGVPAARGVKPVSADDVARVIEATLRRPKAELWVPRWSQGLTKLTQVMPRRFQEIVTHALKADSVLADADPAARAAYEARARS, encoded by the coding sequence ATGAGCATCAGGACCCAGCGGGACATCGCCACCATGACCGTCGCGATCACCGGCGGTGCCCGCGGCATCGGCCGGGCGACTGCCGAACGCCTCGCGCGCCAGGGCGCGAAGGTGATCATCGGTGACCGTGATCAGGACCTCGTCCGGCAGACGGCCGCCGAGATCGGCCACGGTATCGTGGCCGCTGGCCTCGATGTCACCTCGGCCGAGTCCTGGAACAACTTCCTCGTGGAGACCGCTGCTGCCGGGCCGATCGACGTGCTCGTCAACAATGCCGGCATCATGCCGCTCGGCTCGGTGCTCAAGGAGTCCGAGGAACTCTCGCGCTCGATCGTCGACGTGAACCTGCACGGAATCATCCACGGCACGAAGGCCCTGGCCCCGGGGATGGCCGAGCGCGGGCGCGGCCACATCGTCAACGTGGCCTCCGCGGTGGGCCGCGTCGCGCTGGCCGACGGTGCGACGTACACCGCCTCGAAGTTCGCCGCGGTCGGCTTCAGCGAGGCCACCCGTTCAGAGCTGGCGCCCCTGGGCATCGACGTGTCCGTCGTGCTGCCCACGGTGGTGATGACTGAGCTCGCGAGCGGTGTCCCCGCCGCCCGTGGGGTGAAGCCGGTGTCGGCCGACGACGTGGCCCGGGTGATCGAGGCGACCCTGCGCCGGCCCAAGGCCGAGCTCTGGGTCCCGCGGTGGAGCCAGGGGCTGACCAAACTGACCCAGGTCATGCCGCGTCGCTTCCAGGAGATCGTCACCCATGCCCTGAAGGCGGACAGCGTCCTTGCCGATGCCGACCCCGCCGCACGTGCGGCCTATGAGGCGCGCGCACGCAGCTGA
- a CDS encoding cytochrome P450: MVETTPRRRGIPYLGGTWDYLKDPQRMMSEHYARFGPVSEMDFIGQRWTVLLGPDATSAALRNPEKAFASEPGWGRLVGPFFHGGLMLLDFGEHHRHRRVLQQAFTRQRLEGYLGALGPAVATGLTEWRPGTGFRAYPALKSLTLDIATDIFMGGHELTDDKGMQEVNDAFIACVQAAMGIVRAPLPGTRWGRATAGRAVLEEFLGKHLPLRRARPGDDLFSALCTLVDDDGTGFTDAEVINHMIFLLMAAHDTTTITVSTILQHLGQSPQWQERCRQESMELPEFPSIDELQGLESLDLVMREALRMVPPVPVLARKTVAEVEVMGHRIPAGRLTAVMVHHQHHMAEYWDEPERFDPARFADPRREDLRHRHAWEPFGGGVHKCLGLHFAGLEVKTIVHQLLRRFDWSVDKGYVAPMNYHSLPFPKDGQPINLARLERAAPTGARA, encoded by the coding sequence ATGGTCGAAACAACCCCTCGCCGTCGTGGGATTCCCTACCTGGGTGGCACCTGGGACTACCTCAAGGATCCGCAACGGATGATGAGTGAGCACTACGCACGCTTCGGTCCGGTCTCGGAGATGGACTTCATCGGCCAGCGTTGGACCGTGCTCCTCGGCCCCGACGCGACCTCGGCAGCGCTGCGCAACCCGGAGAAGGCCTTCGCCAGCGAGCCCGGCTGGGGTCGACTGGTGGGCCCCTTCTTCCACGGCGGCCTGATGCTGCTCGATTTCGGAGAGCACCACCGCCACCGCCGAGTGCTGCAGCAGGCGTTCACCCGCCAGCGCCTGGAGGGCTACCTCGGTGCGCTCGGCCCGGCAGTGGCCACCGGCTTGACCGAATGGCGCCCGGGCACGGGGTTCCGGGCCTACCCGGCGCTGAAGTCGCTGACCCTGGACATCGCCACCGACATCTTCATGGGTGGCCACGAACTGACCGACGACAAAGGCATGCAGGAGGTCAACGACGCCTTCATCGCCTGTGTGCAGGCCGCGATGGGCATCGTGCGTGCCCCGCTGCCGGGCACGCGATGGGGCAGGGCCACGGCAGGACGAGCGGTGCTCGAGGAGTTCCTCGGCAAGCACCTGCCGTTGCGACGCGCGCGGCCGGGCGACGACCTCTTCTCCGCACTGTGCACCCTCGTCGACGACGACGGCACCGGGTTCACCGACGCGGAGGTCATCAATCACATGATCTTCCTGTTGATGGCCGCGCACGACACCACCACGATCACCGTCTCCACGATCCTGCAGCACCTCGGCCAGTCCCCGCAGTGGCAGGAACGCTGCCGGCAGGAGTCGATGGAGTTGCCGGAGTTCCCCAGCATCGACGAGCTGCAGGGGCTCGAAAGCCTCGATCTGGTGATGCGAGAGGCGTTGCGGATGGTGCCCCCGGTTCCGGTCCTGGCTCGCAAGACCGTCGCCGAGGTGGAGGTGATGGGCCACCGGATCCCCGCTGGCAGGCTGACCGCGGTGATGGTGCACCACCAGCACCACATGGCCGAATATTGGGACGAGCCCGAGCGCTTTGACCCCGCCCGCTTCGCGGATCCGCGCCGTGAGGACCTTCGCCACCGGCACGCATGGGAGCCCTTCGGTGGCGGGGTGCACAAATGCCTCGGCCTGCACTTCGCCGGGCTCGAGGTCAAGACGATCGTCCACCAGCTGCTGCGGCGCTTCGACTGGAGCGTCGACAAGGGGTACGTCGCCCCGATGAACTACCACTCCCTCCCGTTCCCCAAGGACGGACAACCCATCAATCTGGCGCGACTCGAACGAGCCGCCCCGACAGGAGCACGAGCATGA
- a CDS encoding TetR family transcriptional regulator, whose protein sequence is MVTSSESRRSYGGMTSEERSSARRERLVAATIEVLATRGETATTMTAICAEASLTERYFYESFRNRDEALMAALDQVCNEIAAAALAAVEQTDGDPGVRSRAAIRAFVDLVVADPARGRVAVIESTSTPALRARRHELVDWFAELVAQEAATLYGEEAWPRERAKLHGIVFVAGFAELLAGWLGSEIRLDSDQLVDLVGELIETLSRRT, encoded by the coding sequence GTGGTCACATCGAGCGAGTCCCGGCGCAGTTATGGCGGCATGACCAGCGAGGAGCGCTCCTCGGCCCGCCGCGAACGCCTGGTCGCCGCCACCATCGAGGTGCTCGCGACCCGCGGCGAGACGGCGACGACGATGACGGCCATCTGCGCCGAGGCCTCGTTGACCGAGCGCTACTTCTATGAGAGCTTCCGCAACCGCGACGAAGCGCTGATGGCCGCCTTGGACCAGGTCTGCAACGAGATCGCAGCGGCCGCCCTGGCAGCGGTCGAGCAGACCGACGGCGACCCCGGCGTACGATCGCGCGCGGCGATCCGGGCCTTCGTCGACCTCGTCGTCGCCGACCCCGCACGCGGCCGGGTCGCGGTCATCGAGTCGACGAGCACGCCCGCGCTACGCGCACGGCGCCACGAGCTGGTGGACTGGTTCGCCGAACTGGTCGCCCAGGAAGCAGCCACGCTCTATGGCGAGGAGGCATGGCCGAGGGAGCGCGCCAAGCTGCACGGCATCGTCTTCGTCGCCGGCTTTGCCGAGCTGCTCGCGGGCTGGCTCGGCTCGGAGATCCGTCTCGACTCCGACCAGCTCGTGGACCTGGTCGGCGAGCTGATCGAGACGTTGAGCCGGCGCACCTGA
- the hppD gene encoding 4-hydroxyphenylpyruvate dioxygenase: MTTTSTHSTLTALTHEEEQAGLSLDQLKQLVGLVEYDASTDPFPVIGMDAICFVVGNATQTANFYQLAMGMELEAYRGPENGHADSKAYVLRSGSARFVFVGGIRPDSAVLDHHRKHGDGVVDLALEVPDVDKCIEHARAMGATIVDEPHDISDEHGTVRRASIATYGETLHTLVDRSRYDGPYLPGFVEARTTVTRGEGHPKRLFQAVDHCVGNVELGRMDEWVEFYNKVLGFTNMAEFIGDDIATDYSALMSKVVASGNHRVKFPLNEPAIAQKKSQIDEYLEFYDGAGCQHIALATNDILRTVDILRSSGIQFLDTPDSYYDDPELRERIGEVRVPIEELKKRKILVDRDEDGYLLQIFTKPMGDRPTVFYEFIERHGSLGFGKGNFKALFEAIEREQELRGNL, translated from the coding sequence ATGACGACGACCTCGACGCACTCCACCCTGACCGCGCTGACGCACGAGGAAGAGCAGGCCGGGCTCTCGCTCGACCAGCTCAAGCAGCTCGTGGGCCTGGTGGAGTACGACGCCAGCACCGACCCGTTCCCGGTCATCGGCATGGACGCGATCTGCTTCGTGGTCGGCAATGCCACCCAGACCGCCAACTTCTACCAACTCGCGATGGGGATGGAGCTCGAGGCCTACCGCGGCCCGGAGAACGGCCACGCGGACTCCAAGGCCTACGTGCTGCGGTCGGGCTCGGCGCGATTCGTCTTCGTCGGCGGGATCCGCCCGGACAGCGCGGTGCTCGATCACCACCGCAAGCACGGCGACGGCGTGGTGGATCTCGCGCTCGAGGTGCCCGACGTGGACAAGTGCATCGAGCACGCCCGCGCGATGGGCGCGACGATCGTCGACGAGCCCCACGACATCAGTGACGAGCACGGCACCGTACGCCGCGCCTCCATCGCCACCTATGGCGAGACGCTGCACACCCTTGTCGATCGCAGCAGGTACGACGGTCCCTACCTGCCCGGCTTCGTGGAGGCGCGCACCACGGTGACCCGAGGCGAGGGGCATCCCAAGCGACTCTTCCAGGCGGTCGACCACTGTGTCGGCAACGTCGAGCTGGGCCGAATGGACGAGTGGGTCGAGTTCTACAACAAGGTGCTCGGCTTCACGAACATGGCCGAGTTCATCGGCGACGACATCGCCACCGACTACTCCGCGCTGATGTCGAAGGTCGTGGCGTCGGGCAACCACCGGGTGAAGTTCCCGCTCAACGAGCCCGCGATCGCGCAGAAGAAGTCGCAGATCGATGAATATCTCGAGTTCTACGACGGCGCCGGCTGCCAGCACATCGCGCTGGCCACCAACGACATCCTGCGCACCGTCGACATCCTGCGCAGCAGCGGCATCCAGTTCCTCGACACCCCGGACTCCTACTACGACGACCCCGAGCTGCGCGAGCGGATCGGCGAGGTCCGGGTGCCGATCGAGGAGCTGAAGAAGCGCAAGATCCTGGTGGACCGTGACGAGGACGGTTACCTGCTACAGATCTTCACCAAGCCGATGGGGGACCGGCCGACGGTCTTCTACGAGTTCATCGAGCGGCACGGCTCGCTCGGCTTCGGCAAGGGCAACTTCAAGGCCCTCTTCGAGGCGATCGAGCGCGAGCAGGAGCTCCGCGGAAACCTCTGA
- a CDS encoding Lrp/AsnC family transcriptional regulator translates to MDALDATLLDLFAQKPRIGVLEASRRLGVARGTVQARLDKLEAGGVVTGWGPDLDPEALGYPVTAFLTLEIRQDTTTGGGHDTVAAKLETIPEVLEAYTITGAGDMWVRVVARSNADLQRVIDRVLGDPAIVRSTTVIGLARQVPYRVLPLTHVTKD, encoded by the coding sequence ATGGACGCACTTGATGCCACATTGCTCGACTTGTTCGCCCAGAAGCCGCGGATCGGCGTGCTCGAGGCGTCGAGACGGCTGGGCGTGGCCCGTGGGACCGTGCAGGCCAGGCTCGACAAGCTCGAGGCCGGCGGCGTCGTCACGGGATGGGGGCCGGATCTGGACCCGGAGGCGTTGGGCTATCCGGTGACCGCGTTCCTGACCCTCGAGATCCGCCAGGACACCACCACCGGCGGTGGGCACGACACCGTCGCAGCCAAGCTGGAGACGATCCCCGAAGTGCTCGAGGCCTACACGATCACCGGAGCCGGTGACATGTGGGTGCGGGTGGTGGCACGGTCCAATGCCGACCTGCAGCGGGTCATCGACCGGGTGCTGGGTGACCCCGCGATCGTTCGCTCGACGACCGTGATCGGTCTGGCCCGACAGGTGCCCTACCGGGTGCTGCCGCTGACCCACGTCACCAAGGATTGA
- a CDS encoding IclR family transcriptional regulator produces the protein MATETSQTLDRGLQVLRVLAEAQSGLTITELATRLAVNRTVVYRLVATLEQHALVRRDSHARLHVGLGVLHLASAVQPVLREMAVPVLRSLAEAAGCTAHLTVADGDEALALAVVEPSWTDFHVSYRVGARHPLAQGAAGKAILMLRDTASAHFAVTAGELQAGARGLAAPVRGVEGLEASVGIVTLGKLDVEKVGPMVAAAATEVAKRLA, from the coding sequence ATGGCAACGGAGACCTCGCAGACGCTCGACCGTGGCCTGCAGGTGCTCCGCGTGCTCGCCGAAGCCCAGTCAGGCCTGACGATCACCGAGCTCGCGACACGTCTCGCGGTGAACCGGACGGTCGTCTATCGCCTGGTCGCGACCCTGGAGCAGCACGCGTTGGTACGTCGTGACTCGCATGCCCGCCTGCACGTCGGCCTCGGTGTCCTGCACCTTGCCTCCGCAGTGCAGCCGGTGCTGCGCGAGATGGCGGTCCCGGTCCTGCGCTCGCTCGCCGAGGCGGCCGGATGCACCGCGCACCTGACCGTTGCCGACGGGGATGAGGCGCTGGCCCTGGCCGTGGTCGAGCCCTCCTGGACCGACTTCCACGTCTCCTACCGGGTGGGTGCCCGGCACCCGCTGGCCCAGGGTGCCGCCGGCAAGGCGATCCTGATGCTGCGCGACACGGCCTCCGCCCACTTCGCCGTCACCGCCGGCGAGCTCCAGGCCGGCGCGAGGGGCCTGGCCGCCCCGGTACGCGGGGTCGAGGGCCTCGAGGCCTCGGTCGGCATCGTCACCCTGGGCAAGCTGGACGTCGAGAAGGTCGGCCCGATGGTCGCGGCTGCGGCCACCGAGGTCGCCAAGCGCCTCGCCTAG